The following coding sequences lie in one Lolium perenne isolate Kyuss_39 chromosome 2, Kyuss_2.0, whole genome shotgun sequence genomic window:
- the LOC127335177 gene encoding probable inactive ATP-dependent zinc metalloprotease FTSHI 3, chloroplastic — protein sequence MASLPTLSASLPRPHVRLMFRTPAPSWGCFTDHNGRCGGSLDTRLRLRWRSPVRAKVGEADKDKGAADSGLRVDQQRKTLRRRLRLRLRPRLRVLRWRLRRLLSPRELAGDAAAALRRAARRVPLPAAASVVLGALLLAARLTVPKNAAREVAYSDLLAGLRAGAVTAAAFEEDSRRIYFSKAEEDVGSGGDDEREAGGGGAAGATKWAYYARRVPHDEGFLLGLMRDGGVDYRSAPRPAGRLLVDMLTTLLTLWFSLLPMMWFIQRQMSAAGSADKRRKPRKQRVGFEDVQGVDEAKEELVEIVSCLRGSLNYKKLGARLPRGVLLAGPPGTGKTLLAKAVAGEAGIPFFSVSASEFVEMFVGRGAARVRDLFKEAKEAAPSIIFIDELDAVGGSRGRSFNDERDQTLNQLLTEMDGFDSDVKVIVMAATNRPKALDSALCRPGRFSRKVFVGVPDLEGRRKILAVHFREVPLEEDSETICDLIANLTPGLVGADLANIVNEAALLAARRGGNTVAREDVMDAIEREKYGVNGRQKSPDSERQGLTKLFPWLPKPGNKPPNPDDFQGLMGYHTLS from the exons ATGGCCTCTCTCCCCACCTTATCCGCTTCCCTCCCGCGGCCCCACGTCCGCCTCATGTTCAGGACCCCCGCTCCCTCCTGGGGCTGCTTCACCGACCACAATGGCCGCTGCGGCGGGTCGCTCGACACGAGGCTCCGGCTGCGGTGGAGGAGCCCGGTCCGCGCCAAGGTCGGCGAGGCGGACAAGGACAAGGGCGCCGCCGATTCGGGGCTCCGCGTGGACCAGCAGCGCAAGACCCTGCGGCGCCGCCTGCGGCTGCGGCTCCGGCCCCGGCTCCGCGTGCTGCGGTGGCGGCTCCGGCGGCTGCTGTCGCCGCGGGAGCTCgcgggcgacgcggcggcggcgctgcggcggGCCGCCCGCCGCGTGCCGCTCCCCGCCGCCGCGTCCGTCGTCCTGGGCGCCCTCCTCCTCGCCGCGCGGCTCACGGTGCCCAAGAACGCGGCCCGGGAGGTGGCCTACTCGGACCTCCTCGCGGGGCTCCGCGCGGGCGCCGTCACCGCCGCCGCGTTCGAGGAGGACTCGCGCCGCATCTACTTCAGCAAGGCCGAGGAGGACgtcggcagcggcggcgacgacgagcgCGAGGCCGGCGGAGGCGGCGCCGCCGGTGCGACGAAGTGGGCGTACTACGCGAGGAGGGTGCCGCACGACGAGGGTTTCCTGCTGGGCCTCATGCGGGACGGCGGGGTGGACTACCGGTCCGCTCCCAGGCCCGCGGGGAGGCTGCTGGTGGACATGCTCACCACGCTGCTCACGCTCTGGTTCTCGCTGCTGCCCATGATGTGGTTCATACAGAGGCAGATGTCCGCTGCGGGCAGCGCGGACAAGCGCCGCAAGCCCCGGAAGCAGCGAGTAGGGTTTGAAGATGTCCAGGGCGTGGATGAAGCCAAGGaggagcttgttgag ATAGTGAGCTGCTTGCGTGGTTCACTGAACTACAAGAAGCTGGGAGCAAGATTACCTAGGGGCGTTCTGCTTGCTGGTCCTCCAGGAACTGGGAAAACTCTGCTGGCTAAGGCAGTTGCAGGAGAGGCTGGAATTCCATTCTTCTCTGTTTCTGCTAGTGAATTTGTTGAAATGTTTGTTGGAAGAGGAGCAGCACGTGTCAGAGATTTGTTCAAGGAAGCCAAAGAAGCTGCTCCGTCAATCATTTTTATTGATGAACTTGATGCTGTTGGTGGAAGCAGGGGTAGAAGTTTTAATGATGAGAGGGACCAAACTCTAAATCAG CTGCTTACTGAAATGGATGGTTTTGACTCAGACGTGAAAGTTATTGTCATGGCTGCTACTAATAGACCTAAAGCTCTTGATTCTGCTCTTTGTCGGCCTGGtcgtttctcaagaaaggtttttGTCGGTGTGCCTGATTTGGAGGGCCGCAGAAAGATTTTGGCTGTTCATTTCAGAGAAGTTCCTTTAGAAGAGGATTCTGAAACAATTTGCGATCTGATTGCTAACTTGACCCCAGGATTGGTTGGTGCAGATCTAGCAAACATTGTCAATGAGGCTGCTCTACTAGCTGCTCGAAGAG GTGGCAATACAGTGGCTAGGGAAGATGTTATGGATGCCATTGAGAGGGAGAAATATGGGGTCAATGGTAGACAAAAGAGTCCTGATTCTGAAAGACAAGGCCTTACCAAATTATTTCCATGGTTACCTAAACCTGGAAATAAACCACCAAACCCAGATGATTTCCAGGGACTTATGGGTTATCATACATTAAGCTAA
- the LOC127335179 gene encoding omega-hydroxypalmitate O-feruloyl transferase has translation MGAEAKHIGVAMAESKAQLMSVKRGEPTLVAPASATPTGEQYYLSNLDQNIAVIVQTVYCFKCPSGRGHEGAADALRAALARVLVHYHPLAGRLGISPEMKLTVECTGEGAPFVEADAACDLADVGDLSTPDPAALGQLVYSVPGAKNILEMPPITAQVTRFKCGGFSLGLAMNHCMFDGLGAMEFVNSWAEMARGAAELTVPPFMDRTVLRARDPPVISFPHREFDEIADVSGMAALYGAQELIYRSFCFDPDRLERVRALALAGGDLERCTTFEALSGLVWRARTAALGLAPEQQTKLLFAVDGRRRFVPPLPKGYFGNGIVLTNALATAGDLLASPVSRAAGMVQEAVRMVTDEYMRSAVDYFEATRARPSLASTLLITTWSRLAFDGADFGWGEPAMSGPVMLPEKEVILFLAHGKERKSINVLLGLPASAMDAFKELMDEI, from the exons ATG ggtgcggaggcgaagCATATCGGCGTGGCCATGGCGGAGAGCAAGGCGCAGCTGATGTCGGTGAAGCGCGGCGAGCCGACGCTGGTGGCGCCTGCGTCGGCGACGCCTACGGGGGAGCAGTACTACCTATCGAACCTGGACCAGAACATCGCGGTGATCGTGCAGACGGTGTACTGCTTCAAGTGCCCATCGGGCCGCGGCCACGAGGGCGCCGCCGACGCGCTCCGCGCCGCGCTGGCCCGGGTGCTCGTGCACTACCACCCGCTGGCCGGCCGCCTCGGCATCAGCCCGGAGATGAAGCTCACCGTGGAGTGCACCGGCGAGGGCGCGCCGTTCGTGGAGGCCGACGCCGCCTGCGACCTGGCCGACGTCGGCGACCTCTCCACCCCGGACCCCGCCGCGCTGGGCCAGCTCGTCTACTCCGTCCCCGGCGCCAAGAACATCCTGGAGATGCCGCCCATCACGGCGCAG GTGACCAGGTTCAAGTGTGGCGGCTTCAGCCTCGGCCTGGCCATGAACCACTGCATGTTCGACGGCCTGGGCGCCATGGAGTTCGTCAACTCCTGGGCCGAGATGGCGCGCGGCGCCGCGGAGCTCACGGTGCCACCGTTCATGGACCGCACCGTGCTGCGCGCTCGCGACCCTCCGGTCATCTCCTTCCCGCACCGCGAGTTCGACGAGATCGCCGACGTCTCGGGAATGGCGGCGCTGTACGGAGCGCAGGAGCTGATCTACCGCTCCTTCTGCTTCGACCCGGACAGGCTGGAGCGCGTGCGCGCCCTCGCCCTCGCCGGCGGCGACCTCGAGCGCTGCACCACCTTCGAGGCGCTCTCGGGCCTCGTCTGGCGCGCGCGCACCGCCGCGCTGGGGCTCGCCCCGGAGCAGCAGACGAAGCTGCTCTTCGCCGTGGACGGGCGCCGCCGCTTCGTGCCCCCGCTCCCGAAGGGCTACTTTGGGAACGGCATCGTGCTGACCAACGCGCTGGCGACGGCCGGTGACCTGCTGGCGTCGCCGGTGTCGCGCGCCGCGGGGATGGTGCAGGAGGCTGTGCGGATGGTGACGGACGAGTACATGCGGTCGGCGGTGGACTACTTCGAGGCGACGCGCGCGCGGCCGTCGCTGGCGTCGACGCTGCTCATCACGACGTGGTCGAGGCTCGCGTTCGACGGCGCCGACTTCGGCTGGGGAGAGCCGGCCATGTCCGGGCCCGTGATGCTGCCGGAGAAGGAGGTCATACTATTCCTCGCGCACGGCAAGGAGAGGAAGAGCATTAACGTCCTGCTCGGCCTGCCGGCGTCCGCCATGGATGCCTTCAAAGAGCTCATGGACGAGATATGA
- the LOC127330491 gene encoding uncharacterized protein, translated as MKLKQPDLSQPQPSLPEYYGFAEEELDKYCSVFKGLHPEVDDPIEQETDLTAIMVAGSGSEHGRTKLLSGVIKPQRTLTQIRSTLTAGDPPVAPPRHRRTDAHFEAAYAAAYENYLTVVAEWDLKRAAWEEYQEATSRVSSNLLWFEAMTSPTSPLFISAAIDI; from the exons atgaagctgaagcagcccgatctgagccagcctcagccctcgctgcCCGAGTACTACGGCTTTGCCGAAGAGGAGTTGGACAAGTACTGCTCGGTGTTCAAGGGTCTTCATCCGgaggtggatgatcctattgAGCAGGAGACCGACTTGACGGCGATTATGGTGGCGGGGAGCGGCTCGGAGCATGGCCGCACGAAGCTTCTTAGTGGGGTGATCAAGCCGCAGAGGACCCTCACGCAGATCAGGTCTACCCTCACCGCCGGCGACCCACCGGTCGCGCCTCCTCGACACCGTCGTACGGAT GCTCACTTTGAGGCCGCCTACGCGGCCGCTTATGAGAACTATTTGACGGTTGTAGCAGAGTGGGACCTCAAGAGAGCGGCTTGGGAAGAGTACCAGGAGGCGACGAGTCGTGTAAGTTCCAATCTTTTATGGTTCGAAGCCATGACAAGTCCCACCTCCCCTTTGTTTATATCGGCGGCGATTGACATctaa